The genomic region TTACCGACCGGTAAAAGCTGAATCCATTCCATTCCTACAAGGTTTGCTCCGGCAGCTTGAGCCATGATAATGCCGTCGCCGGTTGCACCCATGTGGTTCGTCGAGCCCAGTCCGTCCAAGCCGCCCCAGTGAATATCGTATTTCGCAATCAATTCGGGATTTCGTGCAAAACCTCCGGTTGCAAGCACAACTCCTTTTTCGGCAAGAAGGGTATAATCTTCGCTAACCGAAGACGCTTTTATCCCCGTAACTTTTCCGTCTTTTATGATCAGTTCGTCCGCTTTCGTGCTCAACAAAATCTCACAGTCCTTTGCGCCGTTCAAATATGCCATATAAGCTTCAATAGGACCGGTCATAAGCGGTTTTTCAAATTGGTGAGTTCTCGGCCACATAGAACCTGTTACCATTCCCACAAATTCCTGAACACCCACGCCTATGCTTTCAAGCCAACCCACGGATTCTTGAGCGCCCTGCGTAAGCTGATAAACCAATTCGAGATTGCCGACGCGGTCGCCGCCTTCAAAGGTTTGCAGCGCGTGGAATTCGGCAGAATCAAAGGTATAAGTCGCTTTACTGTCGTTATATTCTTTAAGCTGCGCCTTTACTTTTTCGATAAGTTCTTTATGCAAATCGTTTGCAGGCTCGGCATTGATATAGCGGTTTATGGCGTCCAAGTTGCCTTTTCTAATCTGGATTTTGTGCTGGCGGCCGGGGTCGAAGGCGTTATATTGACCGCCCGAAATAATTGTTGAACCGCCGACCGAGGGCATTTTTTCAACAATAATAACCGAAGCGCCCGCTTGTTTTGCACTCACCGCTGCGGCAAGACCGGCTCCGCCCGCTCCGACAATAACCACATCGGCTTTTTTTGTTACCGCCTTTTTCTTCGCCGCGGCTTTTTTTACCGCATTTTTAAAAAACGCAACATTTGCACCGGATTCGGCTAAAGCAGCTTCAGCGGCATTCAATATAGCATTGCTTGTAACGGTCGCGCCGGATACCGTATCGACGGCCAAACTTTGATATTTGACAATGTTTTTAGGTATATTTTGAATTGCGGCATCGGAAATATTCGGCGTTTCGTTGTGTGAAACGACGGAAACATCCGTAATTTTACCGTTCGTTAAGGTAACCGCCACCTTAACATCGCCGTGAATACCCTGTCCCGTGCCGTTAAAAACTCCGCTGACGTTACCCGCACCGTTTTGTTTCGCAGAACAGCCGGCAATTATAAAAATTGTCGTCATAAACAGAAAAGCTAAGAATTTCTTCATCTCTTTCATAAAAAATCCTATAAAAAATTTGTTATTCCGCTTAATTTACAAGCGGAATCATGTTGATTACTATCAACATTTATACAGTGTAATCGCTCTATATGTTGCGGTCAAGGATGATTTTCGGAACCGGCGGCTTTTTGCAGATTTTTACGCCAGCTGTCAACAGTTTGGAATTTTTGAACCCAGCTTGACTAAAAAACAACTTTTACGATATTATTTCTTCTACATGTATGCTAAACTAGCTTGTGGTATGTCCCGTTAAATACCGCGGCGAATTTTCATATTCATTTTGTTAGATTGAGGTATTTATATGTACGCACTTGTCGAATACATGGGTAAACAGTTTAAAGCCGAAAAAGGCGCCATCCTGCAAGTCGATAAACTTGATGCGGAAAAAGGAACCGCTATCGATATAGATTCCGTCTTGCTTGTAAGCGACGGCGATAAGATCAGCGTAGGTTCACCGTATGTAAAAGGCGCAAAGGTCAAAATCATCGTTGAAGATTCATTCAGGGACAAAAAAGTTCTTGTTTTAAAATACAAGAGCAAAAAAGACTATCACCGCCTTATCGGACACAGACAACAATATACCAATGTCCGTGTAGAGGATATAGTCGTAGCATAAATAATGACGACAATACACCTTGCGCTGGAAAAAGACGGAAGGCTTCGCTCCTGCGAGGCAAAAGGACATTCCGGCTATGCCGACAAAGGTTCGGACATAGTTTGTGCGGCAATCAGTTTTTTGATGCGAACCGTCATGCAAGTCTTATCTGAAACGGAAGGTGTACAATTGGAAAGCGATACGTCTTTACGCGGAACGGTATTTTTTCGCATAAGACAAAACCGGTTTGACGAAAAGACGAACGCCGAACTGGTATTTGCGGGAAATCTTTTGAAAAAGGGCTTTTCTTCCCTGTCAAAGGATTATCCTGAAAATATTTTGTATGAAGTTTAAAAGCCGTCGCTAAATAAGCGCGACGTCTTTTAATTGCGAGTTTTCTTTGAAAACTCGTTTATAAATTGTGCGCAAAGAGCGCATGAATTGCACAGCTCATAAATCTGAAAATTTACTCGCTGTACAATTTTAAGGAAAGTTTAAAAGCCGTCGCTAAATAAGCGCGACGTCTTTTAATTGCGAGTTTGCTGCGCAAAATGCGCATGAACTGCACTCAGTCGAAAATCGAAATTTTCTTCTTCGTGCAATTTTAGGAAATCAGACTTTACGGAGGCATAATATGGGAAGATCAAGAGGCGGAAGCGGTGCGAAAAATGGCCGCGACTCGAATCCTAAACATCTCGGCGTTAAAAAATTCGGCGGAGAAACCGTCAAAGCCGGTTCAATAATAGTAAGACAGAGAGGAACTAAAATTCATCCTGGAAACAACGTGATGAGGGCTAAGGACGACAGCCTGTTTGCAACTGTTGACGGACAAGTGGTTTTTGCCGAGCATAAAAACAGAATGACGGCTTCCGTTTCTCCAGTAAAAGCGTAAATTTTTAAATTAAATGCTTACCCGGGCATTCGCTGCGCCGGGTATTTTTTTTTCACGTACGAAAACTTGCCGGCATCTTCCTGACTGTATTTACCCCGCCACCCGCGATAATAGATTTTTTTCATTTAAGTTTTGCGCTTTAAGCCTTATATGACTGTAAGCCGAAAAGCCTTACAATGATTATAAAATTATAATTATTACAAATTTAATATTGACATATCATTGATATTGGAATATTATTAAAAACAGATATGTTCCAATGCTGAAGCGTTTTCATAAGACGGTATCTTATATGAAAGCGCAAAATAAGACGGCCGCTAAAATCACGGTATGATCTTATATACGAAAAAGATCGTTTTCAGCATCCACATGAACAAAGGCAGATGACATGACTGCCGAAAGGAGACTTGTATGAAAAAATGGGTCTGTAAAATTTGCGGATATGTGCACACGGGCGACAGCGCCCCTGAAAAATGTCCGCAATGCGGAGCTTCAAAGGACAAATTTGAAGAGCAGAAAAAGACGAATGGCTTTGCGTGCGAACACAGCGTCGGCGTTGCAAAAGGATTGGACGAACAGGTAGTCCAAGGTTTGCGTGAAAATTTTAACGCCGAATGCTGCGAAGTGGGAATGTACCTTGCGATGTCGCGTCAGGCGGAGCGTGAAGGCTACCCCGAAGTCGCTGAAGCGTTTAAACGCTATGCGTTTGAAGAAGCCGACCATGCGTCAAGGTTTGCGGAAATGCTCGGAGAAGTTTTGACTAATTCGACGCACAAAAACCTTGAACTTCGCGCAGAAGCGGAAGCGGGAGCCTGCGACGGCAAATTCCAGCTTGCAAAGC from Treponema parvum harbors:
- a CDS encoding flavocytochrome c, which gives rise to MKEMKKFLAFLFMTTIFIIAGCSAKQNGAGNVSGVFNGTGQGIHGDVKVAVTLTNGKITDVSVVSHNETPNISDAAIQNIPKNIVKYQSLAVDTVSGATVTSNAILNAAEAALAESGANVAFFKNAVKKAAAKKKAVTKKADVVIVGAGGAGLAAAVSAKQAGASVIIVEKMPSVGGSTIISGGQYNAFDPGRQHKIQIRKGNLDAINRYINAEPANDLHKELIEKVKAQLKEYNDSKATYTFDSAEFHALQTFEGGDRVGNLELVYQLTQGAQESVGWLESIGVGVQEFVGMVTGSMWPRTHQFEKPLMTGPIEAYMAYLNGAKDCEILLSTKADELIIKDGKVTGIKASSVSEDYTLLAEKGVVLATGGFARNPELIAKYDIHWGGLDGLGSTNHMGATGDGIIMAQAAGANLVGMEWIQLLPVGNPETGGMSGNISINAANQLFINLEGKRFVAEDERRDNLTRALLAQPERKMFILHDAHEYTSGDVKNDFNETIDELVAKGLVVKADTIRGLAEKMGVNPDNLVKSIEEYNEAVDGKIKDPLNKKVMDKRFDKAPFYAGIRVPTIHHTMGGVAIDKDARVLDASGKAIPGLYAAGEVTGGIHGSNRLGGNALPDTVVFGKIAGASAASAK
- the rplU gene encoding 50S ribosomal protein L21 — its product is MYALVEYMGKQFKAEKGAILQVDKLDAEKGTAIDIDSVLLVSDGDKISVGSPYVKGAKVKIIVEDSFRDKKVLVLKYKSKKDYHRLIGHRQQYTNVRVEDIVVA
- a CDS encoding ribosomal-processing cysteine protease Prp, whose product is MTTIHLALEKDGRLRSCEAKGHSGYADKGSDIVCAAISFLMRTVMQVLSETEGVQLESDTSLRGTVFFRIRQNRFDEKTNAELVFAGNLLKKGFSSLSKDYPENILYEV
- the rpmA gene encoding 50S ribosomal protein L27, whose amino-acid sequence is MGRSRGGSGAKNGRDSNPKHLGVKKFGGETVKAGSIIVRQRGTKIHPGNNVMRAKDDSLFATVDGQVVFAEHKNRMTASVSPVKA
- a CDS encoding NADH peroxidase; this translates as MKKWVCKICGYVHTGDSAPEKCPQCGASKDKFEEQKKTNGFACEHSVGVAKGLDEQVVQGLRENFNAECCEVGMYLAMSRQAEREGYPEVAEAFKRYAFEEADHASRFAEMLGEVLTNSTHKNLELRAEAEAGACDGKFQLAKRAKELGYDAVHDSVHEMAKDEARHGAGFNGLLARYFK